One Chryseobacterium indoltheticum DNA segment encodes these proteins:
- a CDS encoding lipocalin-like domain-containing protein gives METLFEKLVGSWILVELIEVPVNGGEITHPMGENPKGLIIYNPDGYMSAQIMDTHRENFHQEHWTNATPEEYTQEGSTYLAYSGPFKTDDEKQLVSHTIYISLFPNWTGQTQNRIVIFKDGFLHLESEKPFTSNSRLVTHKLTWKRV, from the coding sequence ATGGAAACACTTTTTGAAAAACTTGTAGGAAGCTGGATTTTGGTAGAACTCATCGAAGTTCCTGTCAACGGCGGCGAAATTACGCATCCGATGGGCGAAAATCCGAAAGGACTGATTATTTACAATCCTGATGGTTATATGTCGGCACAAATTATGGATACGCATCGGGAAAACTTTCATCAGGAACATTGGACCAATGCCACGCCGGAAGAATATACACAGGAAGGATCGACCTATCTTGCGTATTCAGGGCCGTTCAAAACGGACGATGAAAAACAGTTGGTGAGCCACACGATATACATCTCCCTTTTTCCCAACTGGACGGGGCAAACGCAGAATAGAATCGTTATCTTTAAAGATGGTTTTCTGCATCTTGAAAGCGAAAAACCGTTCACCAGCAATTCGAGGTTGGTGACTCACAAACTGACCTGGAAGAGAGTTTGA
- a CDS encoding type II toxin-antitoxin system RelE/ParE family toxin, with the protein MVEIIWSSKALFDKKEILEFWISKNRSNIYSKKLNLLIEQKLKQISENPDSGIQTNIENIRAVLVENYYIHYSIKPETIRILRIWDARQNPEHFTL; encoded by the coding sequence ATGGTTGAAATAATTTGGTCTTCTAAAGCTCTTTTTGATAAAAAAGAAATTCTTGAATTTTGGATTTCAAAAAACAGATCAAATATATACAGTAAAAAATTAAACCTTTTAATTGAACAAAAGCTGAAACAAATTTCAGAAAATCCAGATTCCGGAATTCAAACAAACATTGAAAATATAAGAGCTGTTTTAGTTGAAAATTACTACATTCATTACTCTATAAAACCTGAAACAATTAGAATTTTAAGAATTTGGGACGCCAGACAAAATCCCGAACATTTTACTTTATAA
- a CDS encoding recombinase: protein MRLLSSSTKNFESVLKKYFSFKNETSSLEPLAEFLEAIKKTDFKNVLDFLKSNPSSANHFRHYLFTIFEERPFNLSLTEANILSENAFFPELKKRILNKILPPVEHEKTVWYVIDNVSFSPKKDIEYLHNIPEDEVNEFLNILGISDFIEKTNVKSELIFSMNILSWRVTGMALEVDVVRMAPEYRNFDNPFLALQNELEALAEDFKINPEIQLHSKDSRYKQIKIYAEQCQNFVNIAFKNSSKYGISGKINQSLLKIRQQTQRISEIVNLLIIDQPEDVVIKSKQLVFNILSYKSHKNNISDLINDSTRLISHLITNHTAETGSHYITSSRKQYMKMFYKASGGGIIVGALCVLKMLYGFMPGSDFFHAFLYSLNYAMGFVMIYLMGFTLATKQPAMTAATMTKVLSEQETTKQNYNEFADLVSKLFRSQFIAFVGNVLLSFPIALLIIYGLDVFFSQNLAVEKSDRLLKDLDPFKSKAILHACIAGFYLFISGIISGNIGNNSVFYQIPDRIAKNLPIRRIFGARFAKSLSKYYAKNWAGIISNFWFGVFLGATAPVGLFFGLDLDIRHITFAAGNFAIGLYGKDFTVDSSVFWTSFITVFIIGFFNFLVSFSLSMFLAFRSRKMNFGEVREIYRAIFRYFVRNPLKFFIPLQSTFDLKANSLVQNSIPTKSEDQ, encoded by the coding sequence ATGAGACTGTTGAGTTCGAGCACAAAAAATTTTGAATCTGTCCTTAAAAAGTATTTTTCTTTTAAGAATGAGACTTCTTCATTGGAGCCTTTAGCAGAGTTTTTAGAAGCAATAAAAAAGACAGATTTTAAGAATGTTCTTGATTTTTTAAAGTCAAACCCGAGCTCTGCAAATCACTTCAGACATTATCTTTTCACTATTTTTGAAGAAAGGCCTTTCAATCTTTCTTTAACGGAGGCCAATATTCTCTCGGAAAACGCTTTCTTTCCCGAACTCAAAAAAAGGATATTAAATAAAATTTTACCGCCGGTAGAACATGAAAAAACAGTTTGGTATGTTATTGATAATGTCAGTTTCAGTCCAAAAAAAGATATTGAATATCTGCATAATATTCCTGAAGATGAGGTTAATGAATTCCTGAATATTTTAGGAATTTCAGATTTCATCGAAAAAACAAACGTAAAAAGCGAACTTATATTTTCAATGAATATCCTTTCGTGGCGCGTGACAGGTATGGCTCTGGAAGTTGATGTCGTAAGAATGGCTCCTGAATACAGAAATTTTGATAATCCTTTTTTGGCATTACAAAACGAATTAGAAGCTTTGGCTGAAGATTTTAAAATCAATCCTGAGATTCAACTGCATTCCAAAGACAGCCGTTATAAACAGATCAAAATTTATGCTGAGCAATGTCAGAATTTTGTAAATATCGCTTTTAAAAACTCTTCAAAATACGGTATTTCGGGGAAGATTAATCAATCTTTGCTTAAGATTCGCCAGCAGACACAGAGAATCTCTGAAATTGTCAATTTATTGATTATTGATCAGCCTGAAGATGTTGTTATAAAATCTAAACAGTTGGTTTTTAATATTCTGAGCTATAAATCGCACAAGAATAATATTTCAGATCTTATCAATGACAGCACGCGTTTGATTTCGCATTTGATTACAAACCACACCGCAGAAACCGGAAGTCATTACATCACCTCAAGTCGCAAGCAGTACATGAAAATGTTTTACAAAGCAAGCGGCGGCGGAATTATTGTTGGTGCTTTATGTGTTCTGAAAATGCTGTATGGTTTTATGCCTGGTAGTGACTTTTTCCATGCATTTTTGTATTCATTAAATTATGCAATGGGATTTGTGATGATTTATCTTATGGGCTTTACTTTAGCAACAAAACAGCCTGCAATGACGGCTGCAACGATGACAAAAGTCTTGTCTGAGCAAGAAACTACAAAACAAAATTATAATGAATTTGCTGATTTGGTCTCGAAATTATTCCGAAGTCAATTCATTGCTTTTGTGGGAAATGTACTTCTTTCCTTCCCGATTGCATTGCTGATTATTTATGGTTTGGATGTTTTTTTCTCGCAGAATCTGGCGGTAGAAAAATCGGACAGGTTGCTGAAAGATCTTGATCCTTTTAAATCTAAAGCAATTTTACACGCCTGTATTGCGGGTTTTTATCTTTTTATTTCAGGGATTATTTCAGGGAATATTGGGAATAACTCTGTGTTTTATCAGATTCCGGATCGAATTGCCAAAAATCTTCCCATAAGAAGGATTTTTGGAGCTCGTTTTGCGAAAAGTCTCTCAAAATATTACGCAAAAAACTGGGCTGGTATTATTTCTAATTTCTGGTTTGGAGTTTTCCTTGGTGCAACAGCGCCCGTCGGCCTATTTTTCGGTCTCGATCTCGATATTCGTCACATTACTTTTGCTGCCGGTAACTTTGCAATTGGTTTGTACGGAAAAGATTTTACTGTAGATTCTTCAGTTTTCTGGACTTCCTTTATAACCGTTTTCATCATTGGATTTTTCAATTTTCTGGTAAGTTTCAGTTTGTCTATGTTTTTGGCATTCCGCTCTAGAAAAATGAATTTTGGCGAAGTAAGGGAAATTTACCGTGCAATTTTCAGATATTTTGTAAGAAATCCTTTGAAGTTTTTCATCCCTTTGCAATCGACTTTTGATTTGAAAGCAAATAGTCTGGTACAGAATTCAATTCCTACAAAATCTGAAGATCAATAA
- a CDS encoding ABC transporter substrate-binding protein, protein MKANFLLIIAFLFLTNCKREQKISSPDWEVISSRLQFKDDDGKLDVKSGNFTYSFEKNKVPFHKIILLNASLMGFVSELEAENVVIGIASPEYIYSEKIHGLVKSRKIQNVGNEQKYDVEKIISMKPDAIFTNYIASFDNTYQLLKNNNIQVIFLDEYMEQSPMVKTSYIKLFGKLLGKEKEAEERFNQIQKNYNDLKKIALQSTSKPNILANEMYGDVWYMPGGKTFTANYIADANAHYILKDNTEEKAVTMSFEEVFAKSKNIQFWVNAGNHLSKKEMLNINPFYGKLDVFNKGKIYGVSGREKQKANDFFESGVVRSDVVLKDYIKIFHPELLPDYQLTYMNEVR, encoded by the coding sequence ATGAAAGCAAATTTTTTACTGATAATCGCATTTTTATTTCTAACCAACTGTAAAAGAGAACAAAAAATATCGTCTCCCGATTGGGAAGTGATCTCTTCTAGACTGCAGTTTAAAGATGATGATGGGAAATTAGATGTGAAATCGGGTAATTTTACTTATAGTTTTGAAAAAAATAAAGTTCCTTTCCATAAAATTATACTTTTGAATGCAAGTTTGATGGGCTTTGTTTCTGAGCTCGAAGCCGAAAATGTAGTGATCGGAATTGCAAGTCCCGAATATATTTATTCAGAAAAAATTCACGGTTTAGTAAAATCGAGAAAAATTCAGAATGTCGGAAACGAACAGAAATATGATGTAGAAAAAATAATTTCGATGAAACCTGATGCAATTTTCACCAATTATATCGCGAGTTTTGACAACACGTACCAGCTTTTGAAAAACAATAATATTCAGGTTATTTTTTTAGATGAATATATGGAGCAAAGTCCGATGGTGAAAACTTCATACATCAAACTTTTTGGGAAACTTTTAGGAAAAGAAAAAGAAGCGGAAGAAAGATTTAACCAAATTCAGAAAAATTATAATGATTTAAAAAAAATAGCTTTACAATCAACGTCAAAGCCTAATATTTTGGCGAATGAAATGTACGGCGATGTTTGGTATATGCCGGGTGGAAAAACATTTACAGCCAATTATATTGCAGATGCAAACGCTCATTATATTTTAAAAGATAATACTGAAGAAAAAGCTGTAACGATGAGCTTTGAAGAGGTTTTTGCAAAATCTAAAAATATTCAGTTCTGGGTAAACGCAGGAAATCATTTATCGAAAAAAGAGATGCTGAATATCAATCCGTTTTATGGAAAGCTAGACGTTTTCAACAAAGGAAAAATCTATGGTGTTTCAGGAAGAGAGAAGCAGAAAGCCAATGATTTTTTTGAAAGCGGAGTGGTGCGGTCAGACGTTGTTTTAAAAGATTATATCAAGATATTTCATCCTGAGCTTTTGCCCGATTATCAATTGACTTATATGAACGAAGTACGGTAA
- the recF gene encoding DNA replication/repair protein RecF (All proteins in this family for which functions are known are DNA-binding proteins that assist the filamentation of RecA onto DNA for the initiation of recombination or recombinational repair.) gives MIINKLTLYNFKNHSEKKFEFSPQINCFVGNNGVGKTNILDALHYLSVGKSFLGNTDTNNIKKDEDFFTLDAEIQNEDSEDTLKISQPREAKKVIKKNDKSYDRMADHIGYLPSVMISPYDSNLISDSGESRRKFLDSMISQTDSGYLYDLIQYQKTIQQRNALLKYFAKNRVWDKDSLEIYDDPITKSGTKIFEKRREFVAKLNPIVQNFYQIISGGKESVSVIYESHLLEGFDSAQPDRKFHELLIESLERDRMLTYTSKGIHKDDLLFEMDSVLIKKIGSQGQQKSFLISLKLAQMSLIKELTNKTPILLLDDIFDKLDDTRVAQLIKLVNQENFGQIFITDTHRERTESVVKKINEESIIFEV, from the coding sequence ATGATCATCAATAAACTTACCCTTTACAATTTTAAAAATCATTCTGAAAAAAAGTTTGAATTTTCCCCGCAAATAAACTGTTTTGTAGGAAACAACGGCGTTGGAAAAACCAATATTCTCGATGCGCTGCATTATCTCTCTGTAGGAAAAAGCTTTTTAGGAAATACTGATACTAACAACATCAAAAAAGATGAAGATTTTTTCACCCTTGATGCTGAAATTCAGAATGAAGACAGTGAAGATACTTTAAAAATATCTCAGCCGAGAGAAGCTAAAAAGGTCATTAAAAAGAATGATAAAAGCTACGACAGAATGGCCGATCACATTGGTTATTTGCCAAGTGTGATGATTTCTCCTTACGACTCAAACCTCATCTCAGATTCCGGGGAAAGCCGCAGAAAGTTTTTAGACTCGATGATTTCTCAGACCGATTCCGGATATCTTTATGATTTGATTCAGTATCAGAAAACCATTCAACAGCGAAATGCTTTACTGAAATATTTTGCAAAAAACAGAGTTTGGGATAAAGATTCATTGGAAATATACGATGACCCGATCACGAAATCCGGAACTAAAATCTTTGAGAAAAGAAGAGAGTTTGTCGCAAAATTAAACCCAATCGTTCAGAATTTTTATCAGATTATTTCTGGTGGAAAAGAAAGTGTTTCTGTTATTTATGAATCTCATCTATTGGAAGGCTTCGACTCCGCTCAGCCTGACAGAAAATTTCATGAACTTTTAATTGAAAGTTTAGAACGGGACAGAATGCTGACCTACACTTCAAAAGGAATTCATAAAGATGATTTGCTTTTTGAAATGGATTCCGTTCTCATAAAAAAAATAGGTTCTCAGGGACAGCAAAAATCGTTTTTAATTTCATTAAAATTAGCTCAAATGAGCTTGATAAAAGAATTAACGAATAAAACACCCATTCTTTTACTGGATGATATTTTTGATAAGCTCGATGATACCCGGGTTGCTCAATTGATTAAATTGGTTAATCAGGAAAATTTCGGGCAGATTTTCATTACCGATACTCACAGAGAACGTACTGAAAGTGTGGTTAAGAAGATTAATGAAGAGAGTATAATTTTTGAAGTGTGA
- a CDS encoding LytR/AlgR family response regulator transcription factor — MKALIVDDNDIARTTLAHLAKQVPNLTIVNEYSNAIEAYNHLQNNQVDLIFLDIEMPEMTGIELTKNLAGKDIIIIFTSSNKDYALEAFELNIADYILKPVMPARFLQAVSKAQSILESRKEDVEVTKDEFLFVRDSNITRRLRLDDIFYAEAMGDYVKFYTREKMFAIHGKMKTAEERLPKDHFIRVHRSYIVSVGKIDTLQDGGIMINGKFIPVADAYRRALNTRMNVF, encoded by the coding sequence ATGAAAGCCTTGATTGTTGATGATAACGATATCGCAAGAACCACGCTCGCACATTTGGCAAAACAAGTCCCGAATTTGACGATTGTCAACGAATATTCCAATGCGATTGAAGCTTACAATCATTTGCAGAACAATCAGGTAGATTTGATATTTCTCGATATCGAAATGCCGGAAATGACAGGAATCGAACTCACCAAAAACCTTGCAGGAAAAGATATCATCATCATTTTTACGTCTTCAAATAAGGATTACGCACTCGAAGCTTTCGAACTGAATATCGCAGATTACATCCTGAAACCCGTAATGCCTGCAAGATTTTTACAGGCGGTAAGCAAAGCACAATCGATTTTGGAAAGCAGAAAAGAAGATGTTGAAGTGACCAAAGATGAGTTCCTTTTCGTCAGAGATTCCAATATCACAAGGCGTTTGAGGCTCGACGATATTTTTTATGCGGAGGCAATGGGCGATTACGTGAAGTTTTACACAAGGGAAAAAATGTTTGCCATTCACGGCAAGATGAAAACGGCAGAAGAACGTCTCCCGAAAGACCATTTTATCAGAGTTCATCGCTCTTACATCGTTTCGGTTGGCAAGATAGACACGCTTCAGGACGGCGGAATTATGATAAACGGAAAATTCATTCCCGTTGCAGATGCGTACAGAAGAGCGCTCAACACCAGAATGAATGTTTTTTAG
- the mtgA gene encoding monofunctional biosynthetic peptidoglycan transglycosylase, with amino-acid sequence MWKKIKQFIFIVLILNVVFIVWGRFFNPPITITQISGLFEYGKLHRDYISYDEMGANVKKAVIASEDQKFFNHNGFDYTAIEKAMKNNEKGKKLRGGSTISQQTAKNVFLWQGRSWVRKGLEAVYTFIIEKVWSKDIILERYLNSIEMGQGVFGVEAAAQYYFGKPSKDLNTSEAAWIAAVLPNPKKYDPKNPSAYLRKKHNWIMRQMRNVSLK; translated from the coding sequence ATGTGGAAAAAAATAAAACAATTTATTTTTATTGTTCTGATTTTGAATGTGGTTTTTATTGTTTGGGGAAGGTTTTTCAATCCACCCATTACGATTACACAAATCAGTGGTCTTTTTGAGTACGGAAAACTGCACCGTGATTACATTTCTTACGATGAGATGGGAGCGAACGTAAAAAAAGCCGTCATTGCCTCCGAAGATCAGAAGTTTTTCAATCACAACGGTTTTGATTATACAGCGATCGAAAAAGCCATGAAAAATAATGAAAAAGGGAAAAAACTGAGAGGCGGAAGTACTATTTCACAGCAAACGGCTAAAAATGTTTTCCTTTGGCAAGGCAGAAGTTGGGTGAGAAAAGGGCTAGAAGCAGTTTATACATTCATCATCGAAAAGGTTTGGTCTAAAGACATTATCCTGGAAAGATACCTGAATTCTATTGAAATGGGGCAAGGTGTTTTCGGGGTAGAAGCTGCTGCACAGTATTATTTTGGAAAACCTTCTAAAGATCTTAATACTTCAGAAGCAGCATGGATTGCCGCTGTTTTGCCTAATCCTAAAAAATACGATCCCAAAAATCCGTCCGCTTATCTGAGAAAGAAGCACAACTGGATTATGAGACAAATGAGGAATGTGAGTTTGAAATAG
- a CDS encoding Dps family protein — MKTNIGLTEQNTEAVAEQLAKLLADETVLYIKTRNAHWNVTGDNFHANHIFFEEQYKQLDGLIDSVAERLRKIGHYAPATMKIYLELTHLTEYSERTNDGLGFMKDLLKDHESIIDFLRGNVTPFAEKYKDYGSSDFITSLIETHEEMAWMIRSYFRN; from the coding sequence ATGAAAACAAACATCGGACTTACAGAGCAAAACACAGAGGCTGTTGCAGAACAATTGGCAAAATTATTAGCTGACGAAACTGTACTTTACATAAAAACCAGAAATGCCCATTGGAACGTGACTGGCGATAATTTCCACGCCAACCATATTTTCTTTGAAGAACAGTACAAACAGTTGGACGGGTTGATTGACAGCGTTGCAGAACGTCTAAGAAAAATCGGACATTACGCACCTGCCACAATGAAAATCTATCTTGAATTGACGCATCTTACAGAATACAGCGAAAGAACCAATGACGGATTAGGCTTTATGAAAGATTTACTAAAAGACCACGAAAGCATCATCGATTTTCTAAGAGGAAATGTTACACCTTTCGCTGAAAAATACAAAGATTACGGTTCCAGCGACTTCATCACAAGTCTGATAGAAACGCACGAAGAAATGGCTTGGATGATACGTTCTTACTTCAGAAATTAA
- a CDS encoding hybrid sensor histidine kinase/response regulator: protein MKKISSVMGNRRFSYFIILTFIAGSLLLIAVQINSAKNTKELIKNNNRLLNELRSSNHLREIDRDILGVESRIRASIATNDTTHLEGIDQKINQIENFLDSLSKDNSDGVEEKLIHRLSVLAMEKKTTKDKLLLRYHTLGNMDDNTSIANPRARKISNEITSITAKIYESRKLHMVDLSKETEAMGQKARLYDISLLILLILSGSIVGYHILRQFKRQRLLIQELDVAEKKASVAAQTKENFLANMSHEIRTPLSGILGFTNLLQKRPLDETSKEFVSSIQRSGENLMAIVNDILDLSKIEAGMMRITKGIFSISGLANSVETFFMERAKEKGLTISSKIDTSIPDTLNGDATRLTQILVNLIGNAIKFTHQGTINIEIYNKQQTENEVIVGFKVSDTGIGIDKEKLIEVFERFNQGEDSTTRNYGGTGLGLSIVKSLIQLQNGDIEVISEQGKGTTFHFYIPYTIAKEQLNVIPKIDIDYFKDKTNTPLKVLIVDDNAINQNLMKHLLSQWNVDFDTANNGLEAVEFLRNNDCDLVLMDIQMPQMDGYVATQTIREELRLNTPIIAMTAHALAGERERCMSRGMNEYISKPIIEEELFKLISNFGLKENGKTETKTEEIVSNYEFIDLTYLKSISNGDKNFERTVTQQFLDNVPTHLQELKLAYENKDFELLKLKAHDLKSSVAIMGLLPLLEEKLDILELTTEENPASEKTLEELEDVLLKSFFETKLFMQAIDH from the coding sequence ATGAAAAAAATATCCTCAGTAATGGGAAACAGACGGTTCAGCTATTTCATCATCCTCACATTTATTGCGGGTTCTCTCCTATTGATAGCGGTTCAAATCAACTCAGCTAAAAATACCAAAGAACTTATTAAAAATAACAACAGACTTCTGAACGAGTTGCGTTCAAGTAATCATTTACGTGAAATCGACCGTGATATTCTCGGCGTGGAAAGCAGAATCAGAGCTTCCATAGCAACCAATGACACCACTCATCTTGAAGGAATCGACCAGAAAATTAATCAGATAGAAAACTTTCTAGATTCACTTTCCAAAGACAATTCAGATGGCGTAGAAGAAAAGCTGATTCATAGATTGAGCGTTCTTGCGATGGAAAAGAAAACAACGAAGGATAAATTATTGCTTCGTTACCACACCCTTGGAAATATGGACGACAACACTTCCATCGCCAACCCGAGAGCTAGAAAAATTTCGAACGAAATCACTTCTATCACTGCAAAAATTTACGAAAGCCGAAAACTTCATATGGTCGACCTCAGCAAAGAGACTGAAGCAATGGGACAAAAAGCGAGATTGTATGATATTTCCCTGTTGATTCTTTTGATTTTAAGCGGTTCAATTGTTGGTTATCACATTCTACGTCAGTTCAAACGTCAGCGATTGTTGATTCAGGAATTGGATGTTGCAGAGAAAAAAGCTTCGGTCGCAGCACAGACCAAAGAAAATTTCCTAGCCAATATGAGCCACGAAATCAGAACTCCTTTGAGCGGAATTCTGGGCTTTACAAACCTTTTACAAAAAAGACCTTTGGATGAAACCTCTAAAGAATTTGTCTCATCAATTCAACGTTCAGGAGAGAATCTGATGGCAATTGTTAATGATATTCTCGATTTATCAAAAATTGAAGCCGGTATGATGCGCATTACCAAAGGCATATTCAGCATCAGTGGACTAGCGAACTCTGTTGAAACATTTTTTATGGAACGCGCCAAAGAAAAAGGATTGACGATTTCCAGCAAAATCGACACCTCAATTCCTGATACTTTGAATGGCGACGCCACAAGACTGACTCAGATTCTGGTCAACCTCATCGGAAATGCCATCAAATTTACGCATCAGGGAACTATCAATATCGAAATTTACAATAAACAACAGACCGAAAACGAAGTCATTGTCGGTTTTAAAGTTTCTGACACAGGAATCGGAATTGATAAAGAAAAACTCATTGAAGTCTTTGAAAGATTCAATCAGGGCGAAGATTCAACGACACGAAATTACGGAGGAACCGGACTTGGTTTATCGATTGTGAAAAGCCTGATTCAGTTGCAGAACGGCGATATCGAAGTGATAAGCGAACAGGGAAAAGGGACCACTTTCCATTTTTATATTCCTTACACAATTGCGAAAGAACAGCTTAATGTAATTCCTAAAATTGATATAGATTATTTTAAAGATAAAACAAATACACCTTTGAAAGTGCTAATCGTGGATGATAACGCTATCAATCAAAATCTGATGAAGCATCTTCTCTCACAATGGAACGTCGATTTTGATACTGCAAACAATGGTCTGGAAGCAGTAGAATTTCTCAGGAACAACGACTGTGATTTGGTTTTAATGGACATCCAAATGCCGCAAATGGACGGTTACGTGGCCACACAAACAATCCGTGAAGAACTTAGACTGAACACGCCAATCATCGCAATGACCGCACACGCTTTGGCAGGCGAACGCGAAAGATGTATGAGTCGTGGAATGAACGAATACATTTCAAAACCTATCATAGAGGAAGAATTATTCAAACTAATTTCAAATTTCGGACTGAAAGAAAACGGAAAAACGGAAACGAAAACCGAAGAAATCGTTTCTAATTACGAGTTCATCGACCTTACTTATTTGAAGTCTATCAGCAATGGCGACAAAAATTTTGAAAGAACCGTGACGCAGCAGTTTTTAGATAATGTCCCAACTCATTTGCAGGAACTGAAACTGGCTTATGAAAACAAAGATTTCGAATTACTAAAATTGAAAGCACACGATTTGAAATCGAGTGTTGCGATAATGGGTTTGCTTCCTCTATTAGAGGAAAAATTAGATATTTTAGAACTAACAACCGAAGAAAATCCGGCATCAGAAAAAACTTTGGAAGAACTAGAAGATGTTTTGCTGAAATCTTTCTTTGAAACAAAATTATTTATGCAAGCCATCGATCATTAA
- a CDS encoding antibiotic biosynthesis monooxygenase, producing METQGASVVITHHVLAGKQIEYEKWLEEILPVSKSAKGFIDWQIIRPIPDLTFVYTVIIRFDTIENLRTWMESDTRRKLIDKAHPLFTKEDNYEIKSGLDFLFYGEKTDTKVPVRWKQYLTTWSAIFPLSLLMQLLLLPSLRLMNIPANGYFDTLVSTGCLVFLVIYVVMPNYTKLIRKWLYK from the coding sequence ATGGAAACTCAAGGCGCATCTGTGGTTATCACACATCACGTTTTGGCCGGAAAACAAATCGAATATGAAAAATGGCTGGAAGAAATTCTACCCGTTTCCAAAAGTGCCAAAGGTTTTATCGACTGGCAAATCATTCGTCCGATTCCCGATCTGACGTTTGTTTACACCGTGATTATCCGCTTTGACACGATTGAAAATCTCAGAACCTGGATGGAATCTGATACCAGAAGAAAATTGATTGATAAAGCCCATCCATTATTCACAAAAGAAGATAATTACGAAATCAAATCCGGACTGGATTTTTTGTTCTATGGCGAAAAAACAGACACCAAAGTTCCGGTTCGATGGAAACAATATCTGACAACTTGGTCTGCCATTTTTCCTTTGTCACTCTTGATGCAATTGTTATTATTGCCCTCTTTAAGATTAATGAATATTCCTGCCAATGGTTATTTTGATACGTTAGTGAGTACCGGCTGTCTGGTTTTTTTGGTGATTTACGTGGTGATGCCGAATTACACGAAGCTGATTAGAAAATGGCTTTATAAGTAA
- a CDS encoding UbiA prenyltransferase family protein — protein sequence MNCLKVLKKYVIDSQLYVSLMGTVFAVFFMLEQNTFRFPSTLLIFITYFSGYLYTKYQNTKYFYKILLLNIVTGIISAALIIFNHNEIRLVKWFVIVVLGLLYNSFFLETYIRKIPLLKVFYVGLVWALVNSWLTLPEFNLPISFISFFFVTALVLPFDIRDMKSDTIQTFPKLIGVQNTKYLAYLLVFLACILSIFYLKIQFAASFFLTLIFTFILIYFSKNTNKDSYYSFWVESCSGLPFLFLIIYLYLKF from the coding sequence ATGAATTGTTTAAAAGTACTGAAAAAATATGTCATAGACAGCCAACTTTACGTATCCTTAATGGGAACAGTTTTCGCAGTATTTTTCATGCTTGAGCAAAACACATTCCGTTTCCCTTCTACTCTTTTGATATTCATCACTTATTTCAGTGGCTATCTTTATACAAAATACCAAAACACAAAATATTTTTACAAAATTTTATTATTAAATATCGTCACCGGAATTATTTCTGCGGCTTTAATTATTTTTAATCATAATGAAATACGTTTGGTAAAATGGTTTGTCATTGTCGTCTTAGGATTATTATACAACAGCTTTTTTTTAGAAACGTATATTCGGAAAATTCCTTTGTTAAAAGTATTTTATGTAGGTTTAGTTTGGGCACTGGTCAATTCATGGCTGACTTTACCTGAATTTAATTTGCCTATATCTTTTATCAGTTTCTTTTTTGTGACGGCACTTGTTTTACCATTCGATATTCGGGATATGAAAAGTGATACTATTCAGACATTCCCAAAATTAATTGGCGTTCAAAACACAAAATATCTTGCTTATCTTTTAGTTTTTCTTGCCTGCATTTTATCTATTTTTTATTTAAAGATTCAATTTGCTGCCAGCTTTTTTTTAACCTTAATTTTCACCTTTATTCTTATTTATTTTTCTAAGAATACAAATAAAGATTCATATTATTCTTTTTGGGTTGAGAGTTGTTCGGGACTTCCTTTTTTGTTTTTAATTATTTATCTTTACTTAAAATTTTGA